GAAACGGACAAGAAGGATGCATACAACGGGAGTTCAAACAAGCGGATCTAACTAATTTGTGGATACGTGCTTCCAGGCGCAGAGAGATACTAGCACAAGTGGTACGTGATGCAGCAGTATCAGCGGCTAAATCAAAAGTTATACTACGCGAAGCCTTAACTAAAGCGAATAAAACCCTACTATGGCAAGCCAAACAAAAACTAACaccaaacaaatatattaggTTCCAGgatggaaaaatattaatacgtaAATCAGAAAACAATAAACCTATGGTGATCAGAAGCGAAACTGACATTGAAAATCTCTCAAATGCGGCAGTACCCCCACAACACCGGCGgtaatagattataatatattatcctcttggttcaattaattattccaaGCAATCATTTAGAGTTATTCACTGTTGTACCTTTAACtcattttgtaaaaatgttcCAACCTTATCGATATCTcagttaaagttaaatttagtgcatataaatgtaatatcgctaattaaaaacttttgctatgttttagaattaataaacTGTTCGTCTGTACCAATagatattcttatattaaccgaagtaaatattaaagataatatcGCAATAATGTTCAATGTAAATGGCTATATAATGCACAAAAAGTTACggagttataaaaaatgtggcggtattataatatacgtacGAAACGTTcacttatttacattacaatatcATACTTTAAATCACTGTGAATCAATAATCGGTCATTAAACCTTATACTTACCATACATTAGCCTTATACTTTGCTTCGGCCAAGGCAGGTGACGAGATAAAGTTGTTAGCTGACAGAAAATCATCAAAAATCTTATTGCGTCCGTCAGATTATACTCGGTCTTTAAGAATATTACCTATTTTTTTGCCTGTATAAGAAGGATCCCAATTTGATTAGGCGGATGGAGAGACCAGCAGAAGGGTCATTTTCTACCCGAGATACGTGAACAATGAAAGGTCCAACATCATCACCCTTGTGTCTGATAGGGTTGTTCAATAACGGGTTGACAAAGATGGATGGATTAACCGGCGAAATGTTATCTGGTACAAAACGCTTTATGGGTGATTCATCTGTAGGTTCCGGTGAAGAACACCTTTGCTTCTTGTTCTGAGAAATGTCCAAATCCATGTTCTTATACAGGATGCACTATTACGTAAAAACACTCATAAATCCCCGAACCCATTATTCTTAGTATTCTTAaaatttcttcttcttcttcattATTcgattattcttaaaattctatatatacaCCCCTAACTTGACAGCCCACCTTGGCATTCGCACACGTGCTTTTGACTTCATAGGCGCAATGCCCATATTAGCCGATCGGTATATGCCGTAATGTTAGGGGTGTAAACAtagagtttaaaaaaatccaataagaaattttatatggttTTTGATGTTTACGTAGTTTTAACGTAATCAGCGCGTGCAAAAGTCCATTGAGCATAGTACACCACAAACGTTATACTGAAtccttttatttgaaatgtatataCACACACCTGTACTAATCATTAATCATATGGCATATATTATGGTTTCAGTGctgtttttcaattatttgcttttattaaacCTAAAATTTACACAGTCGTTTACATATGATTActtaaaacatgttattagAGTTCCTTACTcaaaattaaactgaaaaaaCCTTCatgtacattatttacatcatGCCTATTAACAGGTTCcatttttttacacaatagGATTTCCTATTATGTATTCAAACTCAGAGGGCAAAGAGTTACCTATTATGTGGAGTGTGATGTTAAGTAGATTAAAGAATATCTACttgtattaaatgtttgtgGATGCATTTCCATTTTAGGTCATAGTCGGCAAATCGTTGGGTCAACTGTGGGATAGTAAGTGCTCCCAACGCCCATAATCTTAGACGACTTCAAAAGATGAGCGATAAATGAAGGGATAAATGAGGAAGGGAAAGGACAAGGAAGGTTGAAGAAAGACTACCCCACTCGTCGTACGAAACTTATTAGCATTCTCaggttactatttcacgccgatcttctgtgggggtgggACACGTTGCCTGGTACAAGTTAATTATTAAgcaaaacacacacaaataggGCCTGGTAAGTTGCGcctctaaaataaaatattaaaatgctttatataaaattttccttaCTTCTTGcaatttcaataacatttttaggttttaaatttcaaaaaacaaattgttttttttgtatatagtttCAGTATCTACAGAACCTGTGATTCGGAGTTAGACGTGCTcttggatgttttttttttatttattattataaaacggtTAAATTCTCAGTTAATGTAGTGCGCAGTAAAGTGAACATTACAAAGACAtcgtttacaaataaaatactttttaaatggaGTGTAACTACCTACGTCGAGTAAGTTGGAATATCTATCtagtgtatattataaatatttctagttATTTCCNNNNNNNNNNNNNNNNNNNNNNNNNNNNNNNNNNNNNNNNNNNNNNNNNNNNNNNNNNNNNNNNNNNNNNNNNNNNNNNNNNNNNNNNNNNNNNNNNNNNNNNNNNNNNNNNNNNNNNNNNNNNNNNNNNNNNNNNNNNNNNNNNNNNNNNNNNNNNNNNNNNNNNNNNNNNNNNNNNNNNNNNNNNNNNNNNNNNNNNNNNNNNNNNNNNNNNNNNNNNNNNNNNNNNNNNNNNNNNNNNNNNNNNNNNNNNNNNNNNNNNNNNNNNNNNNNNNNNNNNNNNNNNNNNNNNNNNNNNNNNNNNNNNNNNNNNNNNNNNNNNNNNNNNNNNNNNNNNNNNNNNNNNNNNNNNNNNNNNNNNNNNNNNNNNNNNNNNNNNNNNNNNNNNNNNNNNNNNNNNNNNNNNNNNNNNNNNNNNNNNNNNNNNNNNNNNNNNNNNNNNNNNNNNNNNNNNNNNNNNNNNNNNNNNNNNNNNNNNNNNNNNNNNNNNNNNNNNNNNNNNNNNNNNNNNNNNNNNNNNNNNNNNNNNNNNNNNNNNNNNNNNNNNNNNNNNNNNNNNNNNNNNNNNNNNNNNNNNNNNNNNNNNNNNNNNNNNNNNNNNNNNNNNNNNNNNNNNNNNNNNNNNNNNNNNNNNNNNNNNNNNNNNNNNNNNNNNNNNNNNNNNNNNNNNNNNNNNNNNNNNNNNNNNNNNNNNNNNNNNNNNNNNNNNNNNNNNNNNNNNNNNNNNNNNNNNNNNNNNNNNNNNNNNNNNNNNNNNNNNNNNNNNNNNNNNNNNNNNNNNNNNNNNNNNNNNNNNNNNNNNNNNNNNNNNNNNNNNNNNNNNNNNNNNNNNNNNNNNNNNNNNNNNNNNNNNNNNNNNNNNNNNNNNNNNNNNNNNNNNNNNNNNNNNNNNNNNNNNNNNNNNNNNNNNNNNNNNNNNNNNNNNNNNNNNNNNNNNNNNNNNNNNNNNNNNNNNNNNNNNNNNNNNNNNNNNNNNNNNNNNNNNNNNNNNNNNNNNNNNtagcgagaggaataaaggaaaggattgggaagggaaggaaaaggatatgataAGATATCGAAATGAATAGTTATTTTAGGCATTAGAAAACAAGTTAATTAATGGTACGAATTTCAGTGGAAGTCAAAGATAAAACCTACTAGCATTTAAGTACTTTAAATTTGTGCATGGATAggacaaaaaatatgtattatactaggaatatagtatataaatggTGGCTAAatgacctcggacttaaaaatcgataagtcgtgcagaccaggcgagcgtgcaggaatttaattgattattcgATTAATCCGTATCTGTATAGCCTCACCACTATTTGAaacggcgaaggaaaacattgtaaGGAAACCGGTATGTGTGATAATCAAAAATCCGAAGATATGTGCCATCTGcaaacccgcacttggccagcgtggagtaagaggcctgtgtccctgcagtgagaacatatataggctgatgatgatgatgatgatactagGGatagctaataaataataatgccacattgtgaattataatatatttgtctcATAATCATAATCATGTACTTGACATTTGcgcaaatgttttattcatattttttaaacaagtaTTGTACAATAATCACAATATCATTTTTTAGCTTTTCACACGCCTTTAGTTACAATACAGTCCaagtatctatatataatatagttatgtcCAATGATCTTGTCTAGTATAAAAGATGGTAATGTCCATGTAATAGGCATATTAAGATGaacatgattaaaatattttttttcacaatgacaagttttttttttaaataattcgcaTGTCTATTATAGCTGTAACATTTTCATTAGAGACGTAAATTAATCTAAACTTTCagtcatattttttctataacaaCGTGGCACGTAGGTACCTATaacatcaatattataaacattttggacattgttattaaagtactatttattatctataacttacacaatacattattatttaaatattatgagaaCACTTCTTTACTGAATCAAGTAAGACATTACATTGTTCACAATTTTCATTAACACCTTCAAGTAGTCTTTCATTCTTAAAGTGTGCTTGAATTTCTTCTAAAGACTTCCCTTTAGTTTCTGGCAAGTAATACCAGATATATGTCATGCACATAAATATGATTGCGGCATTTAAGAAGAATATTCCGTGATATCCAATCGAGTTTACCATATTCGACATAAGCTTTACCGCTAAAAACTGTGCAACACCAATTACAGCtccaaagaaaaatataaaaaaagcttttatatcCAAAGGGTTTATCTCAACTAATAGGGTCTCTAATACGGCATATGGCCCAGCTAACATGATGATGAAGTATAACGCCAACAACGATACTTTAATCCAAACATAAATATCATCTTGATGTGGTGGCCTACAATAGAGAACTGTAGCAAGTACTAGAAGTATTATATTAGCTAATAGTCCCGAGCTGAATAGCAAACTccgcattttaaattttcttactAGAACGCAAGATATCAGTGCCCCCAGTATACAAAATCCATCTACCAAAATTGTATGCATTAAAATGCTAGAGTCACCAGTAATGTCTTTTAAAATAGTCAACGCTAAAGTAGTGAATAATATTCGTCCTCCAGCTATGCGATATATATTGATGacactatttaaaatacttatcttCCAAAAATATTTCTGCTTTATAGCTATCGaaatttttgttacaattatttttaaaacgtggGTATTACTTGAATATTTGGTTTGGTTTCGTCTCTCATTGGCAATTAATAAGGATAGTTCTTTTTTCGTAGTATCAGTCGATATATGAAGTGCTTCGAAAGCCTCTTTGCATTCATCAAATCTACCTTTGGATGCCAGCCAAAACGGACTTTCTACCCAAAAGCAAGGTATCACAATTGCAAGACATGTAGGTATGACACCTAGAAGGGCAACTTCTCTCCAAGGGactaaaatacttaaaatatgcCCTAGGGTCGAACCTATCAGCGATCCAACACAgcctattaaatttaaacacagaGACCTAATGTTTGGCGATGCGTATTCACCAACACATATATATGTCAACATAAGGACACCACCGTAAGACATTCCCATAATTATTCGAGAGAATAACAGTGTTGCTATATTTTGTGCTAAATACACCATAATCCAACAACACAGCACgggtatatttaataatattagagcTTTTCTTCGTCCAAGTATTTCCGTCACAATTGCGACAACCGCAAAACCGCAGAAGCAGGTAATGTTGATCGATGATGCTggaacaaataattaaaattaataggaGAAGAGAATTACAATTTCTTTCTTACTTCACTAAGAGTAGAACAGGTGCCttcgtaaaaaataatcatacaaaAGAATCCAAGAATAACACAAACAGTACTTATAAACTGCGGTAATCGTGAGAGctgaatgaatatttgaaattttattgtcttCGCGCAAGACATTCGTTCCATCAATCAACATCGGGTGACTGGAGTTTGTTATGTTTTGCACACGTGTTTCATTGTTTTTCGTCATAATTGCTATGCTTTGTCTTAAGTTATTCcttacaatgttattttatgtggCACGATCTCGAACGTTAGCCAGTGAATGTACCTAAGAAAAAGATCGATCATCGATTATTTTCCTGTTCAGTGCTTTCCCAGATTTACTTGGCAGTATTTATGCTggaataaaaattctattcgACATCTTAGACACTGGACGTTTATGCATCTTTCTTGGAAAAACGAGATACACTCACCTAACCAAGAGAGTCCATCTTCCGATAATTCCAAGGAGCTATTATTACTGCGCAAAGCGTCTATCATGCCCGACGTTTGACCAAATATGTATCCATCAGAGATACTGCACAACGCCAGGCCCGTTATAACTAGCACCTgcagataaaaaaatgaatattgaataataacaataacagaATATAAGAAAGTGTATGCTTACGCATAATAGTGTTGACATAGTAGTTGTGAAATTACTTTCATTCGATTTTAAGGAATTTAGATAAAACTGCAAGTATAACAAAAGTCggttaaacagtttttatatatattatagatataagttAAGTTTATAGCCGCATTTACTCTATATTAAaggtaacataaaataaatgcaactataaacttttaatttgattttgttaCTTTGACTTCTTTCTTTGTTTTGGGGTTACCTTTGGGTTTGAAGGCTTATAAATGCTACTTAATCTTTCTGAAGTCTTCCCCAAAAGGCAAACAAATGAAGGTTTTCggataaaatatgtgtataaaataactcaaacatttaatcGAAAGCTATAAGCGTGTAATTAAAACATGACTTTCACCGTAATTAACCTAGGTTTGTaacttaaatacttaaatattcatgtaaaaaacaaaaggttacatattatataattggaatggcgaattaatttttaaagacagttagtttaaaaaagtattttccaatttttttttgttatttcattatttttatcgttaaatatttagtattttcttgtgtttgattgaaCTCGagtataatacatttagaaattaaagactttttaacggatttcaatCTCTCACCGTGactacgctcgctgtaaagtgttcgaaacgtaataatataatgaataaatcgggttaataaaataatgaataaatcacgtttacaatttgttaaaaagtgtttattttctaaactttaaatatttgttaaattactaCAGGTTAAtgggtaaaattattttaattaaagtaacatAACGTAATCTAGAGAAGGCGACTGAGATTTTCTCAATAGATCCATTACTTTTTTGTCTGAATGATAGAAATAGTGTTTGTGATAGTAAAATGTTCAATCGAAATCACCGTTTTTACGGTATAATAAATGCAGATATTAGTTATGAAAGTATGTAatcaaaaaattgaattttttgacataatgggaaaaaaaaattaccaataGATATCTAAGCTTTACTTAACATATCACAGTTTgtgaaattcattttatttataaaaatcctttaaatCTACGTTTGCAAGTTTAACTGTCAATAGGCCTGAGAGACTAACAACGAGAGAATCTCTAGTGTAGTATTTTTGgcctttgtaaaaaaatttattgttataaaagaactctttgcattttaaacaatatggcGAATCGTAGAATTGGctgttttagatatttttattaaatagttaacgctattttaataagttttcagAAATATGGTATTACGTCAAATAATTACTACCTATCACTCGATGTGGATATCTACAATCTACATCTAAATCTAGAAGTTAAACCATCTTGTTCGTTTATTCTTCatcatttagaatttaatcGTTCTCAGATCCATGCTTAGATCTATCACTGAAATCATTTGTCTAGGAATACTTATTTAGTTAATGAATGTACATCACTGACACTTCACATATTGatatttctttatggacaaaatgaattttattacttcacTGTTCACAAGTTGGTTTTTCCTCGATTGTCCAGAGTTTCCATAATCAGATTCTCACCTGATTCGGACTACTTCCGGACTTATAATGTTtcgaaatacataaataacaatttcttaGATCGGTTAGAAAATATCGTTTACAAACATAGAACCTCCGCTTTTTTGGGTTTGGATGTCGGTTAAAATACTCCAAAATACAGAGAATAAAGTAATAAgagtttaacataattttttttttccccTAACACTTAAAGACCTCAAATTACGAAcgaattgaattaaaataaattttataaacatcacactagaaaataaatacacaaataactCTAAACAAAAAGTCGCACAAATACTGCACACGAAATAGTAATGAGCTTGAATTACCAACAACAACCACCACACCATAAATATACCAcggataacataatactatccTATACGATAAGAGAAACATAACCATCCAAACTAAACAACCAGCACAATTGTACTGGTACACAATTGCCTGCCTAAAATAATTAGAGACTTCAATAtatgtattcaaaaataaacttaaaggctaccttattaatatcaaaagctgaaatgtatgaatacaaaaatagttatttatcatatagATATGCATAAAAGCtcgaaaatattgattttgtttttgtggcgtatataaatatttttaaaccgagataaaataaatgttatataattcgagtataaagtaaaaattaaatagatacctGGCGGAGGGTTTGAGTGGACATCTCGATTCTTGACCAGTGGAACACGACTAggcgttatatttaaatgcgaagtaataaaaacaactgtTTCTTTTCATTGCTACATAAACACTAGAGAGTAATACTGTtccatattatgttaatattgttttatctttactatatttgttatgtatgttttgGTTTCCAACAGGCCTACTTTAAGTTTGTGTCATTCGACCAATAcgttattatatgaataagtGTTTTGGGATATTTAATGCCTACATACTATAatggatattataattatgtattatttgacaaacttcatattaaatttttagttttagagATACCCCAACTCATCTTTGATGCAATCTTTGTACACATCGAGTGAAGAAATGATCAGGTATTTAGTAACTTCTTAAAAAACGGCTGTTACTTATAATTCAAGAAAATTCCACAATGCGCTTTATTCGGCATTTTTGGACTAGAACAGGAATGATTTACCATCTTCCATGTTCCCGAGTAGATTAGACAAGGAAGACTTCAAAGGCTTATGTCTTAAAGGTAGGCTACGCATTCCCAGTGTCCCTAACAAAGCGCATGCTAGTTAGTAGGTGGTAGATATCACTTCCCGTTTGGTAATCCGTCTTAACGTTTGTCTGCCTAACCATTAAAATATCTCACAAATTGTACCAAAGTAATCTAATTGGATAAtgcatatcaaattaaattctttggCTTATTCGGATGAGTTACAGTAGAGCACGTAACCTCCACCTTGAAAGAACATTTGGAAGAAGAAGGAAAAAAGTTGAGACATTTTCCTTTGACTCTGTCCCCGatcacagaagatcggcgtgaaattgtatttcgttcggtgagtggggaagccggaggtCCTTACCTATTCCTTATCCTTCtcagtccttttctttatctCCTTTATTAATCCTTTCTTTtggaataaataatctatccatcaaatataatataaagataaataataatatgaaagaaaCATAATAGAATAATCCAATAAATAGGCAAGTAGAAGGCATTTGGACGTTTATGGGCAATGATATGcctttaccatcaggcgacacaCCAGCTCCTATGccgaacaaaaaatatttatatatttatctacacCTGAAGAGGTCCGAGAGGAAGAGGACTTAACCAGAGACACTATTTGTATAGTAGGTATACAAGAAATAAAGTTGATAcgcatgttattttttaagactCGTTGATTTAGGTGTTGGCTAGTTAAATTCGTAAGCAATATCAATACATGATATTCACACCTTCCAGATATGTAGTATTATTGTACACTTACGTTAGACTTAAAGCgggaaaaataatttcttacgCGTTGATGAACTCGAAAATTCATACTTATTCAATATGGaagtatttcataattatttcaatttaatagcCTGTTAAAAGTACTCTGTTACTGTGAACATATTGAAAAGACTCCTTTTAATTTTGTCTCAGGTACTatcaatcacaaaaaaaaaagatgccAGGAAAATTGCTGACCATTTCTTTTCAGtattcgttaaaaataataatatactccGTAGGCTAAGTTTAGATCACTTTCTATATtcctatctccagacacaaacattatatcataaaatcgacGTGTGTCTATTGCGTCGAgagaaaacaaatatacatatttagcatttatatttaGCGTTGTCACCCGTACTACAATATCGCGCTATATATCACTcgattgtattgtatattatacaattatacagCGTGAATAATACTATGACATTTTCATCGGTTAACTCTTCATTTCTTTATACCAGCGCCTTCCGTATTTCcgcaatgaatataaaatgggAGAAGAAAACAATAGGGTCTGCgttcgtttatttaaaaatgattttccaataagctttaataaatattttaattgttcgaATCTGTACAAATAACTAGTTTAAATATCACTGTAATACAACTGAATAAATGCGCAATACTTTTTCCTTGAATTTCGCAATAGTTATATTTCTTGCAACAAAACACCATTTTTCTTCTTCAAAAAATACGAACtaattaatctattatttacctgaaaatctttgaaatgtgtgcatttataaataaattgcgatttaattttttattttatagatttgaatgctttttataaatgataaattttggaagaatagaaataaataaaaaatatatttacatatatatacattgagATTTCCACGTTAATACATACTTAGTGTATTAATTTCTTAGTGctaaagttaataattaataataacacgtTTAACTAGAACGCTTTTTCTATACATTATGTTCTTATGTAACgttcgttttattataatgcttttatttggtttaataTCTATCGTTTTGTAAtgtatctaatattttaacaaattggGACGTCTAATTATTCCTTATctataactagcttttactCACGGCTTCGCCGGctttaaattcggagtagtttaatagatgttattatacatataaacgtccctcttaaatcactctatctattaaataactcCATCAATATCCGttgtgcagttttaaagatctaagcatacagacgcgggaagcgacttcgctttatactatgtaaatgAATAAGGTATCATTTAATGGgacatgtaaataataatagaatatatttatttgtttctttattacgCAAATATAGTTACAATATCTAAAATACTGGGAACACTAAAACTAAAGAAGATAAAGGCGAACTATggcagttattattttatatatcgtaaatacaaaacaagctcctattgatattttaaattaaatcgtatagatgttttttaaacacatattatttatagaat
Above is a genomic segment from Zerene cesonia ecotype Mississippi chromosome 19, Zerene_cesonia_1.1, whole genome shotgun sequence containing:
- the LOC119834298 gene encoding facilitated trehalose transporter Tret1-like codes for the protein MSTQTLRQVLVITGLALCSISDGYIFGQTSGMIDALRSNNSSLELSEDGLSWLASSINITCFCGFAVVAIVTEILGRRKALILLNIPVLCCWIMVYLAQNIATLLFSRIIMGMSYGGVLMLTYICVGEYASPNIRSLCLNLIGCVGSLIGSTLGHILSILVPWREVALLGVIPTCLAIVIPCFWVESPFWLASKGRFDECKEAFEALHISTDTTKKELSLLIANERRNQTKYSSNTHVLKIIVTKISIAIKQKYFWKISILNSVINIYRIAGGRILFTTLALTILKDITGDSSILMHTILVDGFCILGALISCVLVRKFKMRSLLFSSGLLANIILLVLATVLYCRPPHQDDIYVWIKVSLLALYFIIMLAGPYAVLETLLVEINPLDIKAFFIFFFGAVIGVAQFLAVKLMSNMVNSIGYHGIFFLNAAIIFMCMTYIWYYLPETKGKSLEEIQAHFKNERLLEGVNENCEQCNVLLDSVKKCSHNI